In one Nocardia tengchongensis genomic region, the following are encoded:
- a CDS encoding GMC family oxidoreductase — protein MTASPGSTSEADYVVVGAGSAGAVLAGRLAQSGASVILLEAGRKDNTQLVTRPGMISMVHTVPQLKKLVTWKQYSVPQKHANDRKIPMTRGKVLGGSSSVNGMLYVRGNKANFDSWAAEGNKGWSYDEVLPAYKRLENWVDGADDYRATGGPIEVTRPREITPIAEEFMTAASETLGAPIIKDYNGESQEGLSIFQQSVKDGVRYSSSRGFITNMPNSELTVLTHVHATRVVIENGRATGVEIAEKNGTRRIVKAAKEVIVSGGVIGSPQLLMLSGIGPAAQLREHGIDVVADLPVGQNLHDHLFVPMTFVSKKAIHRGIPTYFARGILKEMRNPGSSFMGRTVFEAAGFVKTKFAEGDHPDMQIHTLPWSYPTPNQDADKLHLVDRRPAFTIMPSLIYPKSRGEMKLASNDPFAAPLIDPGYLTDPWDTEFLVEGIKMIQDVMSHKSIAGDWTENFFPGKQFADDTALRRELPNRVHSIYHPVGTCRMGVDERAVVDPTLKVHGIEGLRVADASIMPSITGGNTNAPSYMIGEKAAEFILAGQ, from the coding sequence ATGACCGCTTCCCCGGGCTCCACGTCCGAAGCCGATTACGTCGTCGTTGGCGCGGGCAGCGCCGGCGCGGTTCTGGCCGGGCGGCTCGCCCAGTCCGGCGCGAGCGTGATTCTGCTGGAGGCCGGGCGCAAGGACAACACCCAGCTCGTCACCCGGCCCGGCATGATCTCGATGGTTCACACCGTCCCGCAGCTGAAGAAGCTGGTGACCTGGAAGCAGTACTCGGTCCCGCAGAAGCACGCCAACGACCGCAAGATCCCGATGACCCGCGGCAAGGTGCTCGGCGGCTCGTCCTCGGTCAACGGCATGCTCTACGTGCGCGGCAACAAGGCCAACTTCGACTCCTGGGCCGCCGAGGGCAACAAGGGCTGGAGCTACGACGAGGTCCTGCCCGCCTACAAGCGGCTGGAGAACTGGGTCGACGGTGCGGACGACTACCGCGCCACCGGCGGCCCGATCGAGGTGACCCGCCCCCGCGAGATCACCCCGATCGCCGAAGAGTTCATGACCGCCGCCTCCGAGACCCTCGGCGCGCCGATCATCAAGGACTACAACGGCGAGTCGCAGGAGGGTCTGTCGATCTTCCAGCAGAGCGTGAAAGACGGCGTCCGCTACAGCTCCTCGCGCGGCTTCATCACCAACATGCCGAACTCGGAGCTGACCGTGCTGACGCACGTGCACGCCACCCGCGTCGTGATCGAGAACGGCCGCGCCACCGGCGTCGAGATCGCCGAGAAGAACGGCACCCGCCGGATCGTGAAGGCCGCCAAGGAGGTCATCGTCTCCGGTGGTGTGATCGGCTCCCCGCAGCTGCTCATGCTCTCGGGCATCGGCCCGGCCGCGCAGCTGCGCGAGCACGGCATCGACGTGGTCGCGGACCTGCCGGTCGGCCAGAACCTGCACGACCACCTCTTCGTGCCGATGACCTTCGTGTCCAAGAAGGCCATCCACCGCGGCATCCCGACCTACTTCGCGCGCGGCATCCTCAAGGAGATGCGCAACCCGGGCAGCTCATTCATGGGCCGCACCGTCTTCGAGGCCGCCGGCTTCGTCAAGACCAAGTTCGCCGAGGGCGACCACCCGGACATGCAGATCCACACCCTGCCGTGGAGCTACCCGACGCCCAACCAGGACGCCGACAAGCTGCACCTGGTGGACCGGCGCCCGGCCTTCACCATCATGCCGTCGCTCATCTACCCGAAGAGCCGCGGCGAGATGAAGCTGGCCTCGAACGACCCGTTCGCCGCGCCGCTCATCGACCCGGGCTACCTGACCGACCCGTGGGACACCGAGTTCCTGGTCGAGGGCATCAAGATGATCCAGGATGTCATGTCGCACAAGAGCATCGCGGGCGACTGGACCGAGAACTTCTTCCCCGGCAAGCAGTTCGCGGACGACACCGCGCTGCGCCGCGAGCTGCCCAACCGCGTGCACTCCATCTACCACCCGGTCGGCACCTGCCGCATGGGCGTGGACGAGCGCGCGGTCGTCGACCCGACCCTGAAGGTGCACGGCATCGAGGGCCTGCGCGTCGCCGACGCCTCGATCATGCCCAGCATCACCGGTGGCAACACCAACGCGCCGAGCTACATGATCGGCGAGAAGGCCGCGGAGTTCATCCTCGCCGGCCAGTAA
- a CDS encoding cytochrome P450: MSVPSLPAGFDFTDPALWADRSPVAEFAQLRRTAPVWWNAQTPAQAAPMDDDGYWVISRHEDVKEISRRPELWSSNRKGSIIRMPADSEPEQLELGREALLVNMDPPKHTKIRRIVSKGFTPRAVEGLRAALTERAEKIVREAKAAGSGDFVQQVACELPLQAIAELLGVPQDDRYKLFTWSNQLMNYDDPEFAGQNMVANAELLGYAYNMAEQRRVCPAGDIVSQLVNADVDGEALGSDEFGFFVILLSVAGNETTRNAIAHGMKAMVDNPEQWELYKQRRPHTAPDEIVRWATPVTAFQRTATQDIEIGGQKVLEGQRVGLFYSSANFDEDVFERPFDFDVLRDPNPHVGFGGTGTHFCVGANLARLEIDLMFNAIADAMPDIREVAPPQRLRSGWINGIKHWQVSYA, from the coding sequence GTGTCTGTTCCGTCACTGCCCGCCGGCTTCGATTTCACCGATCCCGCGCTCTGGGCCGACCGTAGTCCGGTCGCCGAATTCGCCCAGCTGCGACGCACCGCACCCGTCTGGTGGAACGCGCAGACCCCCGCCCAGGCCGCGCCCATGGACGACGACGGGTACTGGGTGATCTCCCGGCACGAGGACGTCAAGGAGATCTCCCGGCGGCCCGAACTCTGGTCCTCCAACCGCAAGGGCTCGATCATCCGGATGCCCGCCGACTCCGAACCCGAACAGCTCGAACTCGGCCGCGAAGCCCTGCTGGTGAACATGGATCCGCCCAAGCACACCAAGATCCGGCGCATCGTGTCCAAGGGCTTCACCCCGCGCGCCGTCGAGGGACTGCGGGCCGCGCTGACCGAACGCGCGGAAAAGATTGTGCGAGAGGCGAAAGCGGCCGGCAGCGGCGATTTCGTGCAGCAGGTGGCGTGCGAACTACCGCTGCAGGCCATCGCCGAACTGCTCGGGGTGCCGCAGGACGACCGGTACAAGCTGTTCACCTGGTCCAACCAGCTGATGAACTACGACGACCCGGAATTCGCGGGCCAGAACATGGTCGCCAACGCCGAACTGCTCGGCTACGCCTACAACATGGCCGAACAGCGCCGCGTCTGCCCGGCCGGCGATATCGTCAGCCAGCTGGTGAACGCCGACGTCGACGGCGAAGCGCTGGGGTCGGACGAGTTCGGGTTCTTCGTCATCCTGTTGTCGGTCGCGGGCAACGAGACCACCCGCAACGCCATCGCGCACGGCATGAAGGCCATGGTCGACAACCCCGAGCAGTGGGAGCTGTACAAGCAGCGCCGCCCGCACACCGCGCCCGACGAGATCGTGCGCTGGGCGACCCCGGTGACCGCCTTCCAGCGGACCGCCACCCAGGACATCGAGATCGGCGGGCAGAAGGTCCTCGAAGGGCAGCGGGTCGGGTTGTTCTACAGCTCCGCCAACTTCGACGAGGACGTCTTCGAGCGGCCCTTCGACTTCGACGTGCTGCGCGATCCCAATCCGCATGTCGGGTTCGGCGGGACGGGCACGCACTTCTGTGTGGGCGCGAACCTGGCCCGGCTGGAAATCGACCTGATGTTCAACGCCATCGCCGACGCCATGCCCGATATTCGCGAGGTCGCGCCGCCGCAGCGGCTGCGCTCGGGCTGGATCAACGGGATCAAGCATTGGCAGGTCAGCTACGCCTGA
- a CDS encoding PKD domain-containing protein, protein MSAVSLRIQEEHVKLWRSRRCPAALLPALAGAIAVAGVVAQAGQPLPARAEPSSDLPLVIDVSAPQDGQCTGPLRGTTAVYFPPGVGSHAEVEWRILGGGQPIRSGITVVQNDVMTVGFDIRHDELPADGLLRVDARARVPGGAVGGYGKPWNFRVNRDCRPLHVVSVGDSVLWGQSVLGGASQDRKHRFATVFADALGARTGRGAILHDYTASGAALDAPAEHPSGKCPGGDATLDVFCQLAKATADATANGYPVDLVLLDGCLNDLDPVFGIPVGVTPGTQDLAAAVHRECGGVGADAVNPAAAVPYFSGAALGYGGRGMRDAVQAAHQLPGMPKVLVGNYFHGYDGERVPESLTQRWSEFVRVSSELFRQAAADANTAAGEEYAAAADGLFTQDAVPVAPDAAPGARDIAQPVDRTPAMNPLGDEAVSLRLLACPPANELPQCRAIPSVTPTDLDAARKYAEAFLLNPRISEWFGGSEPFGDGFTASDVTAPLGNAISFDAARAGGAIRRYDWYFGDGSHEATTDPAASHVYNGRGPNLPRLVVTDMTGHRSLYELAQPITVG, encoded by the coding sequence ATGTCTGCTGTCAGCTTGCGGATCCAGGAGGAGCATGTGAAGTTGTGGCGATCCCGCCGGTGCCCGGCGGCTCTGCTGCCGGCCCTGGCGGGTGCGATCGCGGTCGCCGGAGTCGTGGCCCAGGCCGGGCAGCCGTTGCCCGCGCGGGCCGAGCCGTCGAGCGACCTTCCCCTCGTCATCGACGTCAGCGCACCGCAGGACGGCCAGTGCACCGGCCCGCTGCGCGGCACCACCGCCGTCTACTTCCCGCCGGGCGTCGGCTCGCACGCCGAGGTGGAGTGGCGGATTCTCGGTGGCGGCCAGCCGATTCGGAGCGGCATCACGGTGGTGCAGAACGACGTGATGACGGTCGGCTTCGACATCCGCCACGACGAGCTGCCCGCCGACGGCCTGCTCCGCGTGGACGCCCGCGCTCGCGTCCCGGGCGGTGCGGTCGGCGGCTACGGCAAGCCGTGGAACTTCCGGGTGAACCGGGATTGCCGTCCGCTGCACGTGGTCTCGGTCGGCGACTCGGTGCTGTGGGGCCAATCGGTGCTCGGCGGCGCGAGCCAGGACCGCAAGCACCGGTTCGCGACCGTGTTCGCGGACGCCCTGGGCGCCCGCACCGGACGTGGCGCCATCCTGCACGACTACACCGCCTCCGGCGCGGCCCTGGACGCGCCCGCCGAGCACCCGAGCGGCAAGTGCCCGGGCGGCGACGCCACCCTGGACGTGTTCTGCCAGCTCGCCAAGGCCACCGCCGACGCCACCGCCAACGGGTACCCGGTCGACCTGGTGCTGCTCGACGGCTGCCTCAACGACCTGGACCCGGTCTTCGGCATCCCGGTCGGCGTCACCCCGGGCACCCAGGATCTGGCGGCCGCGGTGCACCGCGAATGCGGCGGGGTGGGCGCGGACGCGGTGAATCCGGCGGCCGCCGTGCCCTACTTCAGCGGGGCCGCCCTCGGCTACGGCGGGCGCGGCATGCGGGACGCCGTGCAAGCTGCCCATCAGCTGCCGGGCATGCCGAAGGTGCTGGTGGGCAACTACTTTCACGGCTACGACGGGGAGCGGGTGCCGGAGTCGCTGACCCAGCGCTGGTCGGAGTTCGTGCGGGTGTCCTCGGAGTTGTTCCGGCAGGCCGCCGCCGACGCCAATACGGCGGCGGGGGAGGAGTACGCCGCGGCCGCGGATGGGCTGTTCACCCAGGATGCGGTGCCGGTCGCTCCGGATGCCGCACCCGGCGCCCGGGACATCGCCCAGCCCGTCGACCGCACACCGGCCATGAACCCGCTCGGCGACGAGGCAGTCTCGCTGCGCCTGCTGGCCTGCCCGCCGGCCAACGAGCTGCCGCAGTGCCGGGCCATCCCGTCAGTGACACCCACCGACCTGGACGCGGCTCGCAAATACGCGGAGGCGTTCCTGTTGAACCCGCGCATCAGTGAATGGTTCGGCGGCAGCGAACCATTCGGTGACGGCTTCACCGCTTCGGACGTGACCGCCCCGCTCGGGAACGCGATCAGTTTCGATGCCGCGCGGGCGGGCGGCGCCATCCGCCGCTACGACTGGTACTTCGGTGACGGCTCGCACGAGGCCACCACCGATCCGGCCGCCTCGCACGTCTACAACGGTCGTGGCCCGAACCTGCCGCGGCTGGTGGTCACCGACATGACCGGGCACCGCAGTCTGTACGAGCTGGCCCAGCCCATCACGGTGGGCTGA
- a CDS encoding cytochrome P450 → MTLVKPRAVSGGEHEHGHLEEFRTDPIALMARVREECGDIGSFRLADRDVILLTGAQANEFFFRASDDELDQAAAYPFMKPIFGEGVVFDAPPERRKEMLHNTALRAEQMRGHATTIAREVERMLARWGDEGEIDLLEFFAELTIYTSSACLIGTKFREELDDRFAHLYHELERGTDAYCYVDPHADIESFRRRDEARHQLVKLVRHIMAGRMANPPTGKDDRDMLDVLVSVRDEQGQPRFSASEVTGIFISMMFAGHHTTSGTAAWTIIELLRHPEVLGQVVTELDTLYADGADVSFHALRQIPNLEAVLKEALRLHPPLIILMRVAREEFEVCGHRIDPGDLVAASPAVSNRIPEAFPNPEHFDPGRYLDPNQEDLANRWNWIPFGAGRHRCVGAAFALMQLKAIFSILLRDWEFDLAQPSESYRNDHSKMVVQLEQPCAVRYRRRARPSQD, encoded by the coding sequence ATGACCCTGGTCAAACCGCGCGCGGTATCCGGTGGCGAGCATGAGCACGGCCACCTCGAGGAGTTCCGCACCGATCCCATCGCCCTGATGGCACGGGTGCGCGAGGAATGCGGCGATATCGGATCGTTCCGATTGGCGGATCGCGACGTCATCCTGCTGACCGGCGCGCAGGCCAACGAGTTCTTCTTCCGCGCGAGCGACGACGAACTCGATCAGGCCGCGGCCTATCCGTTCATGAAACCGATCTTCGGCGAGGGCGTGGTCTTCGACGCGCCACCGGAGCGTCGCAAGGAAATGCTGCACAACACCGCGCTGCGCGCCGAGCAGATGCGCGGCCATGCCACCACCATCGCCCGCGAGGTGGAGCGCATGCTGGCCCGCTGGGGCGACGAAGGCGAGATCGATCTCCTCGAATTCTTCGCCGAACTCACCATTTACACGTCCTCGGCCTGCCTGATCGGGACCAAGTTCCGCGAGGAACTCGACGACCGCTTCGCGCACCTCTACCACGAGCTGGAGCGCGGCACCGACGCCTACTGCTACGTGGACCCGCACGCCGATATCGAGAGCTTCCGCCGCCGCGACGAGGCCCGCCATCAGCTGGTGAAACTGGTCCGCCACATCATGGCCGGGCGGATGGCCAACCCCCCGACCGGCAAGGACGATCGAGACATGCTCGACGTGCTGGTCTCGGTGCGCGACGAGCAGGGCCAGCCGCGCTTCTCGGCCAGCGAGGTCACCGGCATCTTCATCTCGATGATGTTCGCCGGGCACCACACCACGTCCGGAACGGCCGCGTGGACCATCATCGAATTGCTCCGGCACCCCGAGGTGCTCGGGCAGGTCGTCACCGAGCTGGACACCCTCTACGCCGACGGCGCGGACGTGAGTTTCCATGCGCTGCGCCAGATTCCGAATCTGGAGGCGGTGCTGAAGGAGGCGCTGCGCCTGCACCCGCCGCTCATCATTCTGATGCGGGTGGCGCGCGAGGAGTTCGAGGTGTGCGGCCACCGCATCGATCCGGGCGACCTGGTGGCGGCGAGTCCCGCTGTCTCCAACCGGATTCCGGAGGCCTTCCCGAATCCGGAGCACTTCGATCCGGGCCGCTATCTGGACCCGAATCAGGAGGATCTGGCCAACCGCTGGAACTGGATCCCGTTCGGCGCGGGCCGGCACCGCTGCGTGGGCGCGGCCTTCGCGCTCATGCAGTTGAAGGCGATCTTCTCGATCCTGTTGCGGGACTGGGAATTCGATCTGGCCCAGCCGTCGGAGAGCTACCGCAACGACCACTCGAAGATGGTGGTGCAGCTGGAACAGCCGTGCGCGGTGCGGTACCGCCGCCGCGCCCGGCCGTCACAGGACTGA
- a CDS encoding glutathione peroxidase: MRTLTDKPTSLAELADNQVVLLVNVASKCGLTPQYSGLVELQQTYGPRGFTVVGVPSNQFMGQEPGTAEEIAEFCSTTYGVDFPLLEKSDVNGDGRIPLYTELTQVADADGAAGDIQWNFEKFLIGRDGSVLGRFRPRTEPKDAAIVAAIEAAL, translated from the coding sequence CTGCGCACCCTGACCGACAAGCCCACCTCGCTGGCCGAGCTGGCCGACAACCAGGTCGTGCTGCTGGTCAATGTCGCCTCCAAGTGCGGGCTCACCCCGCAGTACTCGGGCCTGGTCGAACTGCAGCAGACCTACGGGCCGCGCGGCTTCACCGTGGTCGGCGTGCCGAGCAACCAGTTCATGGGCCAGGAGCCCGGCACCGCCGAGGAGATCGCCGAATTCTGCTCGACGACCTACGGCGTGGACTTCCCGCTGCTCGAGAAGAGTGACGTGAACGGTGACGGCCGGATTCCGCTCTACACCGAGCTGACCCAGGTCGCCGACGCCGACGGCGCCGCCGGGGACATCCAGTGGAACTTCGAGAAGTTCCTGATCGGCCGCGACGGCTCGGTGCTGGGCCGTTTCCGCCCGCGCACCGAGCCCAAGGACGCGGCGATCGTCGCCGCCATCGAGGCCGCGCTCTAG
- a CDS encoding FAD-dependent oxidoreductase has translation MAETASVRPLLASEVETWDYQADVVVVGFGIAGVCASLEAARSGADVLVLERTGGWGGAAAMSGGFIYLGGGTALQRKLGFEDTAENMEAFLTAALGPGVDKAKIHDYCQGSVEHFDWLVAQGVPFNEVFWGEPGYEPPADEGLMFSGGENAAPFKDKIPPAPRGHLAWTKDKKLGEKGGGYMLMEPLAEQAEKLGVRHEYDVRLRRLIVDETGRVVGVAATRYGKPVHVRAERGVVLATGSFAYNHEMVEQFAPKIAGRPAATVEEHDGIGIRVAQALGADLAHMDATEVALVVDPQLVARGILVNGHGQRFITEDTYPGRMGQAVLQDQDNKAYLVIDELALEEAMETKSSMSFLRIAPTWVAETVAELESEMGLPEHTLQSTIDLYNHHAEQGSDPFLNKKTEWVKPIRTPLGAYDLRGYTGGFTLGGLRTDLDSRVLHVSGEPIPGLYAAGRVTSGICAGGYASGCSLGDGSFFGRRAGVSAAKQL, from the coding sequence ATGGCGGAAACCGCAAGCGTCCGGCCGCTCCTGGCCAGTGAGGTCGAGACCTGGGACTACCAGGCCGACGTCGTGGTCGTCGGATTCGGCATCGCCGGGGTGTGCGCGTCCCTCGAGGCCGCCCGCTCCGGGGCCGATGTCCTGGTGCTGGAACGCACCGGCGGCTGGGGCGGCGCGGCCGCCATGTCCGGCGGCTTCATCTATCTCGGCGGTGGCACGGCGCTCCAGCGGAAGCTGGGCTTCGAGGACACCGCCGAGAACATGGAGGCGTTCCTCACCGCGGCCCTGGGCCCCGGCGTCGACAAGGCCAAGATCCACGACTACTGCCAGGGCAGCGTCGAGCACTTCGATTGGCTGGTCGCGCAGGGTGTCCCGTTCAACGAGGTGTTCTGGGGCGAACCCGGCTACGAGCCGCCCGCCGACGAGGGCCTGATGTTCTCCGGCGGCGAGAACGCGGCGCCGTTCAAGGACAAGATCCCGCCCGCCCCGCGCGGCCACCTGGCCTGGACCAAGGACAAGAAGCTGGGTGAGAAGGGCGGCGGCTACATGCTGATGGAGCCGCTCGCCGAGCAGGCCGAAAAGCTGGGCGTGCGCCACGAATACGATGTGCGCCTGCGGCGGCTGATCGTCGACGAGACCGGGCGCGTGGTCGGCGTCGCCGCCACCCGCTACGGCAAGCCGGTGCACGTGCGCGCCGAGCGCGGCGTGGTGCTGGCCACCGGCAGCTTCGCCTACAACCACGAGATGGTGGAACAGTTCGCGCCCAAGATCGCCGGCCGTCCGGCCGCCACGGTCGAGGAGCACGACGGCATCGGCATCCGAGTCGCGCAGGCGCTCGGCGCGGACCTCGCCCACATGGACGCCACCGAGGTGGCGCTGGTGGTGGATCCGCAGCTGGTGGCGCGCGGCATTCTGGTGAACGGGCACGGGCAGCGGTTCATCACCGAGGACACCTACCCCGGGCGCATGGGTCAGGCCGTGCTGCAGGATCAGGACAACAAGGCGTACCTGGTGATCGACGAGCTCGCGCTGGAGGAGGCGATGGAGACCAAGTCGTCCATGTCGTTCCTGCGCATCGCGCCAACCTGGGTCGCGGAGACGGTCGCGGAGCTGGAGAGCGAGATGGGGCTGCCCGAGCACACGCTCCAGTCGACCATCGACCTCTACAACCACCACGCGGAGCAGGGCTCGGATCCCTTCCTGAACAAGAAGACCGAGTGGGTCAAGCCCATCCGCACCCCGCTGGGCGCCTACGACCTGCGCGGCTACACCGGCGGTTTCACCCTGGGCGGCCTGCGCACCGACCTGGACTCGCGGGTGCTGCACGTCTCCGGCGAACCGATCCCCGGCCTGTACGCCGCGGGTCGCGTCACCTCCGGCATCTGCGCCGGCGGATACGCCTCCGGTTGTTCCCTCGGCGACGGCAGCTTCTTCGGCCGCCGCGCCGGCGTCTCCGCTGCCAAGCAGCTCTGA
- a CDS encoding TIGR03617 family F420-dependent LLM class oxidoreductase, with amino-acid sequence MWLNAPLAESATRAARLRDLGVDGVFTFEGAHDVFAPLTLAATAGTDIMTNVAMAFPRSPMHLAHTAWDLQALSGGRFRLGLGSQIRPHIEKRYGSVWSEPVERMRDTVLAVQAILRAWQHGERLDYRGRFWQHTLMPPQFDPGPNPFGAPPVLVGALGPRMTAMAAEVADGLLVMPFNTERHFRERTLAAVGKGRGDSTRPFEIIVEAIVAMGDTDEELATARRAVRNLLAFYGSTPAYRPVLEVEGWADLQPELNLLSKQGRWREMAGLIDDTMVDALTVSGTPAACAAQIRTRFGDTAARVCCYFPGYQVSDDAIAALVTALHS; translated from the coding sequence CTGTGGCTCAACGCGCCACTCGCCGAATCCGCCACGCGCGCCGCGCGATTGCGCGACCTCGGGGTGGACGGCGTGTTCACCTTCGAGGGCGCGCACGACGTGTTCGCGCCGCTCACCCTGGCCGCCACCGCCGGGACCGACATCATGACCAATGTGGCCATGGCGTTCCCGCGCAGCCCGATGCACCTCGCGCACACGGCATGGGATCTGCAGGCGCTGTCGGGCGGGCGGTTCCGGCTCGGACTGGGCAGCCAGATCCGGCCGCACATCGAAAAGCGCTACGGCAGTGTGTGGTCCGAGCCCGTGGAGCGAATGCGGGACACGGTGCTCGCGGTGCAGGCCATCCTGCGCGCCTGGCAGCACGGGGAGCGACTCGACTATCGCGGGCGGTTCTGGCAGCACACGCTGATGCCGCCGCAGTTCGATCCGGGGCCGAATCCCTTCGGCGCGCCACCGGTGCTGGTCGGCGCGCTGGGTCCGCGGATGACCGCGATGGCGGCCGAGGTGGCGGACGGACTGCTGGTCATGCCGTTCAACACCGAGCGGCACTTCCGGGAGCGGACCCTCGCCGCGGTCGGCAAGGGCCGCGGAGACTCGACCCGGCCGTTCGAGATCATCGTGGAAGCCATTGTGGCCATGGGTGATACGGACGAGGAGCTGGCCACGGCCCGCCGGGCGGTGCGAAACCTGCTGGCGTTCTATGGTTCCACGCCCGCCTACCGCCCGGTGCTGGAGGTCGAGGGCTGGGCCGACCTGCAACCCGAGCTCAACCTGCTGTCCAAGCAGGGGCGCTGGCGCGAGATGGCCGGGCTGATCGACGACACCATGGTGGACGCCCTCACCGTCAGCGGTACGCCCGCCGCCTGCGCCGCGCAGATCCGAACCCGGTTCGGCGACACCGCCGCTCGCGTCTGCTGCTACTTCCCGGGTTACCAGGTCAGCGATGACGCCATCGCCGCCCTGGTAACCGCGCTCCACTCCTGA
- a CDS encoding NAD(P)-dependent oxidoreductase, with translation MSDDISIGFIGLGNMGAPMAQRLVDWPGGLVVCDMRADALQPFTDAGATAAGTAADLAERCRVISVVVLDDEQVRTVVTGPDGLLRTAKPGTVIAVHSTISDRTAVELGAECAAHGVEFVDAPISGGAPAALKGALAVMVGGSAAAFEAVREPFGRFGSLVIHAGEVGSGTRMKLARNLLHFVAFTAASEAQRLAEAAGLDISALGKVVRHSDSHTGGPGAIMLRKTTAPVEADDFWFPILGHVRDLGEKDLSLALDLAGRLDLDLPLARQALHNLGDGLGVGPGSIAKEQK, from the coding sequence ATGAGCGACGACATCTCGATCGGGTTCATCGGACTCGGCAATATGGGCGCCCCCATGGCGCAGCGACTGGTGGACTGGCCGGGCGGGCTGGTGGTGTGCGACATGCGCGCGGATGCGTTGCAACCCTTCACCGATGCGGGGGCGACAGCCGCCGGCACCGCCGCCGACCTGGCCGAACGCTGCCGCGTCATCTCGGTCGTCGTCCTCGACGACGAGCAGGTCCGCACGGTGGTGACCGGCCCCGACGGACTGCTCCGGACGGCGAAGCCCGGCACCGTGATCGCCGTGCACTCCACCATCTCCGACCGCACCGCCGTGGAGCTCGGCGCCGAATGCGCCGCGCACGGAGTGGAATTCGTGGACGCGCCGATCAGCGGTGGCGCGCCCGCCGCGCTGAAGGGCGCGCTCGCGGTGATGGTGGGCGGCAGCGCCGCCGCCTTCGAGGCCGTGCGGGAGCCGTTCGGGCGTTTCGGATCGCTGGTCATCCACGCCGGCGAGGTCGGTTCCGGCACTCGAATGAAGCTGGCGCGCAACCTGCTCCACTTCGTCGCCTTCACCGCGGCGTCGGAGGCGCAGCGGCTGGCGGAGGCCGCCGGACTGGACATCTCCGCGCTCGGCAAGGTGGTCCGGCATTCCGACTCGCATACCGGCGGGCCGGGCGCGATCATGCTGCGCAAGACCACCGCGCCGGTCGAGGCGGACGATTTCTGGTTCCCCATCCTCGGCCATGTCCGCGATCTCGGTGAGAAGGACCTGTCCTTGGCGCTGGATCTGGCGGGCCGGTTGGATCTCGACCTACCGCTGGCGCGGCAGGCATTGCACAACCTGGGAGACGGACTCGGCGTGGGTCCCGGATCCATTGCGAAGGAGCAGAAATGA
- a CDS encoding carboxymuconolactone decarboxylase family protein: MSEVYGFDLPNFSGDPFFEVTADHLFADIWNRPGLSMRDRRLLLLGAITAQGHADILEIQVGAALRNGELDADQLREITVFLAHYVGWPSATKLDGAVRKTLAKDKKQ, translated from the coding sequence ATGTCGGAGGTGTACGGCTTCGATCTGCCGAACTTCTCCGGCGACCCGTTCTTCGAGGTCACCGCCGACCATCTCTTCGCCGATATCTGGAACCGGCCCGGCCTGTCCATGCGTGACCGGCGCCTGCTGTTGCTCGGCGCGATCACCGCGCAGGGGCACGCGGACATCCTCGAGATCCAGGTGGGCGCGGCCCTGCGCAACGGCGAACTCGATGCCGATCAGCTGCGCGAGATCACCGTGTTCCTGGCCCACTACGTGGGCTGGCCCAGCGCGACCAAACTCGACGGCGCCGTTCGCAAGACGCTCGCCAAAGACAAGAAGCAGTAG
- a CDS encoding TetR/AcrR family transcriptional regulator produces MNLEATRRRLTEKQADTVDKLTRAAMDVLSREGFSGLTVRMVAAQAGVGTATAYTYFSSKEHLVAEMFWRRLAATEAPSGDETDSTERVLEVLRQIALLLADEPTLAGAVTAALLGTDPDVAHLRLRIGGEIRQRLIDALGADSDPETVETLEMIYAGALVRAGMGYASYAEMADLMRKSALRVLRG; encoded by the coding sequence GTGAACCTGGAGGCCACGCGCCGACGGCTCACCGAGAAGCAGGCCGACACCGTGGACAAGCTGACCCGGGCGGCCATGGACGTGCTCTCGCGCGAAGGGTTCTCGGGGCTGACCGTGCGGATGGTGGCGGCCCAGGCCGGGGTCGGCACGGCGACCGCCTACACCTACTTCTCCTCCAAGGAACACCTGGTCGCGGAGATGTTCTGGCGGCGCCTCGCGGCGACGGAGGCCCCGTCGGGCGACGAGACGGATTCGACCGAACGGGTCCTGGAGGTGCTGCGGCAGATCGCCCTGCTGCTGGCCGACGAGCCCACGCTGGCCGGCGCGGTGACCGCCGCGCTGCTCGGCACCGACCCGGACGTGGCGCATCTGCGGCTCCGCATCGGCGGCGAGATCCGCCAGCGATTGATCGACGCGCTGGGCGCGGACTCGGATCCCGAAACCGTGGAAACCCTCGAAATGATCTACGCGGGCGCGTTGGTACGCGCGGGCATGGGCTATGCGTCCTATGCCGAAATGGCCGACCTGATGAGGAAATCCGCGCTGCGCGTGCTGCGCGGCTGA